From Sulfurovum zhangzhouensis, the proteins below share one genomic window:
- the murJ gene encoding murein biosynthesis integral membrane protein MurJ, producing MRLKSIFTNSFGILFSRITGLGRDVLMASALGASVWSDMFFVAFKLPNLFRRIFAEGAFTQAFMPSFVASRQKGVFATAIFLRFLLFLTSISLLITLFPEPITKALAWGWDWEQIGLTAPLTAINFWYLDLIFIVTFLATLLQYKEHFATTAMSTALLNIAMIIALLIYMKEDPKSVAYALSFAVVAGGILQVVSHLITIKQFNLQRILLGGWKYRKIKNIEEEKNSFNKLFLPAIWGNSTPQISAFVDTILATFLISGSVSYLFYANRVFQLPLAVIAIATATALFPAISKAIKNHQEDKAYANLDKAFWLLAFLLSLSTLGGILLAEPIVWLLFERGKFTQVQTLETVSVLQMYMIGLLPFGLAKLFSLFLYASYKHLKAAKISLYSLITSITGSLILMQFMGASGLALAGSIGGWVLFILTVKEVGFDRFFAILWSKKLIYLLVISVLLTLLLIYINIWLTGLIR from the coding sequence ATGCGTTTAAAATCCATTTTTACCAACAGCTTTGGTATTCTATTTTCACGTATCACCGGTCTGGGACGTGATGTCCTGATGGCATCCGCACTTGGAGCATCCGTCTGGAGCGACATGTTTTTTGTGGCTTTCAAACTGCCAAACCTTTTTCGCCGTATCTTTGCAGAAGGAGCCTTCACACAGGCTTTTATGCCCTCTTTTGTCGCTAGCAGACAAAAAGGAGTATTTGCTACCGCGATCTTCTTGCGCTTTTTACTTTTTTTAACCTCTATCTCTTTATTGATCACCCTATTCCCTGAACCGATCACCAAAGCACTTGCATGGGGTTGGGATTGGGAGCAGATAGGCCTTACTGCTCCGTTGACAGCGATCAACTTCTGGTACCTTGACCTGATCTTTATTGTCACGTTCCTTGCTACACTTTTACAGTACAAAGAACACTTTGCGACTACAGCGATGTCCACTGCCCTGCTTAATATTGCGATGATCATCGCACTTTTGATCTATATGAAAGAAGATCCCAAAAGCGTAGCTTACGCTCTGAGCTTTGCAGTGGTTGCAGGCGGGATATTGCAGGTTGTATCCCATCTTATTACTATCAAACAATTTAATCTTCAGCGCATTTTACTGGGTGGATGGAAATACCGTAAGATTAAAAATATAGAAGAAGAAAAAAACAGTTTTAATAAACTTTTTCTCCCGGCAATTTGGGGAAATTCTACTCCACAGATCTCTGCCTTTGTGGATACGATACTTGCTACCTTCCTTATCTCCGGGTCAGTTTCTTATCTTTTTTATGCCAATCGTGTCTTCCAGCTTCCTTTGGCAGTTATCGCTATCGCGACTGCGACTGCACTATTCCCGGCGATCTCCAAGGCGATCAAAAACCATCAGGAAGATAAAGCCTATGCCAATCTTGATAAAGCTTTTTGGCTGCTGGCATTTCTTCTCAGTTTATCTACGTTGGGAGGCATACTGCTTGCTGAACCGATCGTTTGGCTGCTTTTTGAGAGAGGAAAGTTCACCCAGGTTCAGACACTCGAAACTGTCAGTGTACTGCAAATGTATATGATAGGACTTTTACCGTTTGGTCTTGCTAAACTTTTTTCTTTGTTCTTATATGCTTCATACAAACATCTTAAAGCGGCAAAGATCTCACTCTACTCTCTGATAACTTCCATCACCGGTTCTTTGATACTGATGCAATTTATGGGGGCTTCTGGTCTGGCACTGGCTGGAAGTATCGGAGGTTGGGTACTATTTATCCTTACTGTCAAAGAAGTAGGATTTGATCGCTTTTTTGCAATTTTATGGTCAAAAAAACTGATCTATCTTCTAGTAATATCCGTTCTCTTGACTCTATTGCTCATATACATCAACATATGGCTTACCGGGCTCATTAGATAA
- the cysS gene encoding cysteine--tRNA ligase, with protein sequence MQIYDSVQKTKVPFEPIKKGEASIYVCGPTVYDDAHLGHARSALAFDLLTRTLKTLRYKVTMGKNFTDIDDKIIKKVEETGKSLEEITTLYIDRYLEEMDTLGVARADIEPKATESLEAIEQMIQKLIDKDIAYVISNGDVYFDTSKDANYGNISHQVGDDEENQSRIEHTSEKRNPKDFALWKACKGEEDICFDTTFSKGRPGWHIECSAMIEKHFAHDHGTDEYSIDIHGGGADLLFPHHENEAAQSRCATGHELAKYWMHNGFVQIDGEKMSKSLGNSFFLKDALSAYDGEILRYYLNSVHYRNNFNFNEEDLLIAKKRLDKLYRLKKRVVPGKGSAVNKEFKKALLDAMSDDLNISIALAVIDEMVAKANEQLDNNPKDKALKKETIANIEFIEALLGFGGKEPYAYFQIGIDKALKTKIEALIEQRSEAKKAKDFERSDTIRDELTALGIAIMDTPDGTVWEKA encoded by the coding sequence ATGCAGATCTACGACAGCGTACAAAAAACCAAAGTCCCTTTTGAACCTATCAAAAAAGGTGAAGCCAGTATCTATGTATGCGGGCCTACAGTGTACGATGATGCACACTTGGGACATGCACGCAGCGCTTTGGCATTTGACCTCTTGACACGTACGCTTAAGACCTTGAGGTATAAAGTCACTATGGGTAAGAACTTCACAGATATCGATGATAAGATCATCAAAAAAGTAGAAGAGACCGGTAAAAGTCTTGAAGAGATCACTACCCTTTATATCGACCGCTATCTTGAAGAGATGGATACACTTGGTGTTGCGCGGGCAGATATAGAGCCTAAAGCAACAGAGTCACTTGAAGCCATCGAGCAGATGATACAAAAACTGATAGACAAGGATATTGCTTATGTCATCAGCAACGGTGATGTCTATTTTGATACAAGCAAAGATGCCAACTACGGCAATATATCACATCAAGTAGGTGATGACGAAGAGAACCAAAGCCGTATAGAACATACCTCTGAAAAAAGAAATCCTAAAGACTTTGCCTTGTGGAAAGCGTGTAAGGGCGAAGAGGATATCTGTTTTGATACCACATTTTCCAAAGGTCGTCCGGGATGGCATATCGAATGTTCTGCAATGATCGAAAAACATTTTGCACACGATCATGGCACAGATGAATACTCTATCGACATCCATGGTGGTGGAGCGGACCTGCTTTTTCCTCACCATGAGAATGAAGCTGCTCAGAGCCGCTGTGCTACCGGGCATGAACTTGCAAAGTACTGGATGCACAACGGTTTTGTGCAGATAGACGGGGAGAAAATGAGCAAAAGTCTGGGGAACAGCTTCTTTTTAAAAGATGCACTCAGTGCCTATGACGGAGAGATACTGCGTTATTACCTTAACTCCGTGCACTACCGCAACAACTTCAATTTTAATGAAGAGGACCTTCTCATCGCAAAAAAGAGACTGGATAAGCTCTACAGACTCAAAAAACGTGTTGTTCCTGGAAAAGGCTCAGCAGTAAATAAAGAGTTCAAAAAAGCATTGCTTGATGCAATGAGCGATGACCTCAATATCTCTATAGCACTTGCCGTAATCGATGAGATGGTTGCAAAAGCCAATGAACAACTCGACAACAATCCAAAAGACAAAGCTCTGAAAAAAGAGACTATTGCCAATATCGAATTTATCGAAGCCCTTCTTGGATTTGGGGGGAAAGAGCCCTATGCCTACTTCCAGATCGGTATTGATAAAGCACTTAAAACAAAGATAGAAGCGTTGATAGAGCAGCGAAGTGAAGCGAAAAAAGCAAAAGACTTCGAACGCTCAGATACTATTCGTGATGAACTTACCGCATTGGGTATTGCTATCATGGATACACCTGATGGCACAGTATGGGAAAAGGCCTAA
- a CDS encoding ABC transporter ATP-binding protein, with protein MKELLKQYLPYLSGYKREFFFAILGMIAVAVGTAGTAQLIKPVLDDVFINKDTYMLALMPFLLFGVFTLKGVGSYIQTYYTSYIGQDVVRKLRDNLVSHLTHLDMSFFKQIHSGEILSRTTNDISRIQAVVANIIPDLIREILTIIALTGYVIYESPKLALYFLIIMPLAIFPLSKLAKKMRRYSKSSQESTADMTSRLGEILSNIEVIKSNSTQKYEQKRFEAQNQNVFKYIMKQIKTNALTSPVMEILGSVAIGIVIFIGGTEVIEGRMSVGSFFAFAAALFMLYDPIKRLSKLYNRAQDAITANIRMNELLDTQPTITSGQTILTDTVQNISLKDVSLNYDNTPALKHISFDVQRGESIALVGDSGAGKSSLVNLLVRFYDPSSGNILINTRDYRDFTLESLHHKIAYVTQRIYIFNDSVAANVAYGEEIDEQRVVEALDKAFAMEFVDKLESGIHTQLSEGGGNLSGGQRQRIALARALYKNPDILILDEATSALDNKSEALIQQALTKLKPEMITFTVAHRLSTVEDADKILVFENGKIICSDTHDNLLNNCQVYQRLASKL; from the coding sequence ATGAAAGAGCTACTCAAACAGTATCTTCCTTATCTTTCAGGGTATAAAAGAGAGTTCTTTTTTGCAATACTTGGTATGATCGCTGTAGCCGTCGGTACAGCAGGAACCGCACAGCTTATCAAACCTGTACTCGATGATGTCTTCATCAATAAAGATACTTACATGCTGGCACTCATGCCTTTCTTGCTTTTTGGTGTCTTTACGCTCAAGGGGGTTGGAAGCTACATACAGACTTACTATACCTCCTACATCGGTCAAGATGTGGTAAGAAAGCTCAGAGATAACCTCGTTTCGCACCTTACTCATCTTGATATGTCCTTTTTTAAACAGATACACAGCGGGGAAATACTCTCACGTACTACCAATGACATCAGCCGTATTCAGGCTGTCGTAGCCAATATCATTCCTGACCTTATCAGAGAAATACTGACCATTATCGCACTCACAGGATATGTGATCTATGAGAGTCCCAAATTGGCACTTTACTTTCTTATTATTATGCCTTTGGCGATCTTTCCTTTAAGTAAACTCGCAAAAAAAATGCGAAGATACTCTAAATCCTCTCAAGAGAGTACTGCCGATATGACCTCAAGACTTGGAGAGATACTTTCCAATATCGAAGTGATCAAGTCCAATTCAACACAAAAGTATGAACAGAAACGTTTTGAGGCCCAAAACCAAAATGTCTTTAAATACATTATGAAACAGATCAAAACCAATGCCCTTACCTCACCGGTAATGGAGATACTCGGTTCCGTTGCGATCGGGATCGTGATCTTTATAGGAGGTACGGAAGTGATAGAGGGAAGGATGAGTGTCGGGTCTTTTTTTGCATTTGCCGCAGCACTCTTTATGCTCTATGATCCAATCAAACGCCTTTCAAAACTTTATAACAGGGCGCAAGATGCCATCACTGCCAATATCCGTATGAATGAACTGCTTGATACACAGCCGACAATTACATCAGGTCAAACTATACTCACGGATACAGTGCAAAATATCTCGTTAAAAGATGTCTCACTGAACTATGATAATACACCTGCATTGAAACATATCTCTTTTGATGTGCAAAGAGGAGAGTCGATCGCTCTGGTAGGGGATAGCGGTGCAGGGAAAAGTTCTCTTGTCAACTTACTGGTACGTTTCTATGATCCTAGCAGCGGTAATATCCTTATTAACACCAGAGACTATAGAGATTTCACACTTGAGTCACTGCATCATAAGATCGCCTATGTGACACAACGTATCTATATATTCAATGATTCTGTCGCAGCCAATGTTGCTTATGGCGAAGAGATCGATGAACAACGTGTTGTTGAGGCCTTGGATAAAGCATTTGCAATGGAGTTTGTTGATAAACTGGAGAGTGGTATCCATACACAGCTTTCTGAAGGCGGAGGCAATCTTTCAGGTGGTCAAAGACAGCGTATTGCCCTCGCCCGGGCACTTTACAAAAACCCGGATATTCTGATACTTGATGAAGCAACATCTGCACTGGATAATAAAAGTGAAGCACTGATACAGCAGGCACTTACGAAGCTAAAGCCTGAAATGATCACGTTTACCGTTGCACACAGACTAAGCACTGTCGAAGATGCAGACAAAATTCTAGTCTTTGAAAATGGAAAGATTATTTGCAGTGATACACATGACAATCTGCTAAACAACTGTCAGGTGTACCAGCGCCTCGCAAGTAAGTTATAA
- a CDS encoding quinone-dependent dihydroorotate dehydrogenase produces MSFFSYQTLKKILFNFDPETAHTIAGLGLRTVAHCPTIMRLIKERYFVDDTMLHQTFFGRTFKNPVGLGAGFDKNGQYITAMPTLGFGFTEVGTVTPKPQDGNPKPRLFRLTDDDSLQNAMGFNNKGSHYMIQRLKKLYFLDYPVGINIGKNKVTPENEALNDYETLFKAFKDYGDYIVINISSPNTPGLRDLQNENFIKAIFDMAKEITSQPVFLKIAPDMEAEDAITLCKVAVEAGAAGIIATNTTIDYSVTDSPLKQNFGGISGALLTEKSYQLFKAIGKELYGKTMLISVGGIDSAEEAYRRIKAGASLVQVYSMLVYRGPELIKEINEGLIKLLKQDGYTHISEAIGADWTNEK; encoded by the coding sequence GTGTCATTTTTTTCTTACCAAACCCTCAAAAAAATTCTCTTTAATTTCGATCCTGAAACAGCACATACTATTGCCGGCCTAGGACTTAGAACAGTTGCTCACTGCCCTACTATAATGCGTTTGATCAAAGAGCGCTACTTTGTTGATGATACAATGCTTCATCAAACATTTTTTGGACGCACCTTTAAAAACCCGGTAGGGTTGGGTGCCGGTTTTGACAAGAACGGTCAGTACATTACTGCTATGCCAACCCTTGGTTTTGGATTTACCGAGGTCGGTACAGTGACACCAAAACCGCAAGATGGCAACCCTAAGCCGAGACTCTTTAGACTCACAGATGATGACTCCCTTCAAAATGCAATGGGCTTTAACAATAAAGGAAGCCACTATATGATTCAGCGTCTTAAAAAGCTCTACTTCCTTGACTATCCTGTAGGTATCAATATCGGGAAAAACAAAGTTACACCTGAAAATGAAGCATTGAATGATTATGAGACTCTTTTCAAAGCCTTCAAAGATTATGGTGACTACATTGTCATCAACATCTCTTCACCCAATACGCCGGGTCTGCGTGATCTGCAAAATGAGAATTTCATCAAAGCGATCTTTGATATGGCAAAAGAGATCACCTCTCAACCGGTCTTTCTTAAAATTGCTCCTGACATGGAAGCTGAAGATGCAATTACACTCTGTAAGGTAGCTGTAGAGGCAGGTGCCGCAGGGATCATTGCAACCAATACTACCATTGACTACTCTGTGACAGATTCACCGCTCAAACAAAACTTTGGAGGGATTTCCGGTGCTTTACTTACCGAAAAGTCCTACCAGCTTTTCAAGGCTATCGGTAAAGAGCTTTATGGGAAAACCATGCTGATTTCGGTTGGAGGTATTGACTCTGCAGAAGAGGCTTACAGACGTATCAAAGCCGGTGCTTCTTTAGTCCAAGTCTACTCTATGCTCGTATACAGGGGGCCTGAACTTATCAAAGAGATCAATGAGGGGTTAATTAAACTATTAAAGCAAGACGGGTATACTCACATCAGCGAAGCAATCGGAGCTGATTGGACAAATGAAAAATAA
- a CDS encoding M16 family metallopeptidase codes for MKNKFISIIQYFIKASFFSGMLFAGTLMANSLPKHYTKTLDNGLQIVVIPMDNDSGVITSDIYYKVGSRNETMGKSGMAHMLEHLSFKSTDKLKEGDFDMIVKSRGGVNNAATGFDKTHYFIKTASQNLPMTLELFAELMSNLKLTNEEFQTERDVVAEERRLRTDNNPMGFLYFRIFNTHYIYHPYHWLPIGFMEDIQSWKIEDIRTFYKQHYQPNNAILVVAGDIKPESVYKEAEKYFGNIKNHTEVPKVTAVEPKVDGAKRAILHKEGNQVDTLAITYAIPNFEHEDQVVLSAISSILSHGKSSRFEKSLVNEKKLVNTIYGYNMELKDPGVFLIMAMCAAGVEPEQVEKEVLVELEKIKQGDVTQAELDKVKINTKAEFIYSLESSHSVSGLYGEYLVKGNLDPLLEYEEKLDKITLKDIQDVANKYFDHSRSTTVILKKDETKK; via the coding sequence ATGAAAAATAAATTTATTTCAATAATTCAATATTTTATAAAAGCATCTTTTTTTAGCGGGATGCTGTTTGCAGGAACACTTATGGCGAATTCACTTCCAAAACACTATACAAAAACACTTGACAACGGTCTTCAAATCGTTGTCATTCCTATGGATAACGACTCGGGTGTCATCACAAGCGATATTTACTACAAGGTAGGAAGCCGCAACGAGACTATGGGTAAAAGCGGTATGGCACATATGCTTGAACACCTCAGTTTTAAATCGACTGATAAACTCAAAGAGGGTGACTTTGATATGATTGTCAAAAGTCGTGGCGGGGTAAACAATGCAGCAACCGGTTTTGATAAAACACACTACTTTATCAAAACTGCTTCACAAAACCTGCCAATGACATTAGAACTCTTTGCCGAACTGATGAGCAACCTGAAACTAACAAATGAAGAGTTTCAGACAGAACGTGATGTAGTAGCAGAAGAGCGTAGGCTAAGAACAGACAATAACCCTATGGGATTCCTCTATTTTAGGATATTTAATACACACTATATCTACCATCCATATCACTGGCTTCCTATAGGCTTTATGGAAGATATACAAAGTTGGAAGATCGAAGATATCCGCACTTTTTATAAGCAGCACTATCAGCCAAACAATGCGATACTTGTTGTTGCCGGAGATATTAAACCTGAGAGCGTCTATAAAGAGGCAGAAAAATATTTTGGAAATATTAAAAATCATACTGAAGTACCCAAAGTGACAGCAGTAGAACCTAAAGTAGACGGTGCAAAACGGGCCATCCTTCACAAAGAAGGAAACCAGGTTGATACACTTGCGATCACCTATGCTATACCGAACTTCGAACATGAAGATCAGGTGGTACTCTCAGCGATCTCTTCTATCCTCAGTCATGGGAAAAGCAGCCGCTTTGAAAAGTCATTGGTGAATGAGAAAAAACTGGTCAACACGATCTATGGTTACAACATGGAGCTCAAAGACCCGGGAGTATTTTTGATCATGGCTATGTGTGCGGCAGGAGTGGAACCTGAGCAGGTTGAAAAAGAAGTTCTGGTTGAATTAGAGAAGATCAAACAAGGCGATGTCACACAGGCAGAACTTGATAAGGTCAAGATCAATACTAAAGCTGAATTCATCTACTCATTGGAAAGCTCGCATTCCGTATCAGGGCTCTATGGTGAATACTTGGTAAAAGGAAACCTGGATCCTTTACTTGAATATGAAGAGAAATTGGATAAAATTACACTCAAAGATATTCAGGATGTCGCAAATAAGTATTTTGATCATTCAAGATCTACCACAGTAATACTCAAAAAAGACGAAACTAAAAAGTAA
- the dapA gene encoding 4-hydroxy-tetrahydrodipicolinate synthase, with protein sequence MSNYITGVSTALITPFKNGKLDEAAFAKLIQRQVDNGIDAVCPVGTTGESATLSYDEDMRCIEIAVEVCKGTDTKVLAGAGSNATHEAIQMAKNAQAVGADAIFSVSPYYNKPSQEGLYQHYKAIASAVEVPFMLYNVPGRTGVDILPETVKRLFDDVPNIMGIKEATGSLERTVELMAKIPELYVFSGDDAIDFPILASGGKGVTSVTSNLLPDIKSKLVQAALSGDYKTAKAINEELIDINKVLFCESNPIPIKAAMYIAGLIDTLEYRLPLVPPSVENMKKIEAVMKKYKIVGA encoded by the coding sequence ATGAGCAACTATATAACCGGTGTAAGCACCGCACTTATCACACCATTCAAAAACGGTAAATTGGATGAGGCGGCTTTTGCAAAATTGATCCAAAGACAAGTGGATAACGGTATTGATGCAGTTTGTCCCGTAGGAACAACAGGAGAAAGTGCAACACTTAGTTATGATGAAGATATGCGCTGTATAGAGATCGCTGTTGAAGTCTGTAAAGGAACTGATACAAAAGTACTTGCAGGAGCAGGAAGCAATGCAACCCATGAAGCAATACAGATGGCAAAAAATGCACAAGCTGTTGGTGCAGATGCGATCTTCTCTGTAAGCCCTTACTATAATAAACCGAGCCAAGAGGGGCTTTACCAACATTACAAAGCAATTGCCAGTGCTGTAGAAGTACCGTTCATGCTTTATAATGTACCGGGACGTACAGGAGTTGATATCCTGCCTGAGACTGTCAAAAGACTCTTTGATGATGTGCCAAATATTATGGGGATCAAAGAAGCAACAGGATCATTGGAAAGAACTGTTGAATTGATGGCAAAGATCCCTGAACTTTATGTCTTCAGTGGAGATGATGCGATCGACTTCCCTATTCTTGCAAGTGGCGGTAAAGGTGTCACTTCGGTTACATCAAACCTTCTTCCTGATATAAAAAGTAAGTTGGTACAAGCTGCTTTGTCAGGTGATTACAAAACAGCTAAAGCAATCAATGAAGAACTGATCGATATCAATAAAGTACTTTTCTGTGAAAGTAACCCTATTCCTATCAAGGCAGCAATGTATATTGCCGGTCTAATCGATACCTTGGAGTATAGACTACCACTGGTACCGCCTAGTGTAGAGAATATGAAAAAAATTGAAGCGGTTATGAAAAAATACAAGATCGTTGGTGCTTAA
- a CDS encoding enoyl-ACP reductase, with protein sequence MSEMKGKTVVITGATKGIGLATAEKFAQNGVNIAFTYNSNKEAADKIAEELSSNYGIKAKAYPLDILDTDQFKPLFEAIDEDFDRVDFFVSNAMIYGRSVVGGYGKFMKLRPKKGLTNIYTATVGAFVAGSQEAAKRMEKVGGGAIVTLSSTGNLIYIENYAGHGTNKAAVEAMARYAAVELGEMGIRVNAVSGGPIDTDALKAFTNYEEVKAETIKRSSLNRMGSPEDVAGSVYFLCTDEASWITGQTLVVDGGTTFR encoded by the coding sequence ATGTCAGAAATGAAAGGTAAAACCGTTGTAATTACAGGTGCCACAAAAGGTATCGGGTTAGCAACAGCTGAAAAATTCGCACAAAATGGTGTAAATATTGCTTTCACCTACAACTCAAATAAAGAAGCTGCGGATAAGATCGCTGAAGAGCTCAGTAGTAATTACGGTATTAAAGCAAAAGCCTATCCACTTGACATTCTAGATACAGATCAGTTCAAACCGCTTTTTGAAGCGATCGATGAGGACTTTGACCGTGTAGATTTCTTCGTAAGCAATGCAATGATCTATGGACGCTCAGTTGTTGGTGGTTATGGTAAATTTATGAAGCTTAGACCCAAAAAGGGCCTAACTAACATCTATACTGCAACCGTTGGTGCCTTTGTAGCAGGTTCACAAGAGGCTGCTAAGCGTATGGAAAAAGTGGGTGGTGGTGCAATTGTAACACTAAGCTCAACAGGGAATCTTATCTATATTGAAAACTATGCAGGACACGGGACCAACAAAGCAGCTGTGGAAGCAATGGCACGTTACGCTGCCGTTGAACTAGGTGAAATGGGAATTCGTGTAAATGCTGTATCTGGCGGGCCTATCGATACTGATGCACTTAAAGCTTTCACAAATTACGAAGAAGTTAAGGCGGAAACGATCAAACGTTCTTCACTAAATAGAATGGGAAGTCCTGAAGATGTTGCAGGTTCTGTATATTTTCTTTGTACTGATGAAGCATCTTGGATCACAGGTCAAACCTTAGTGGTTGACGGTGGAACAACTTTTAGATAG
- the pgsA gene encoding CDP-diacylglycerol--glycerol-3-phosphate 3-phosphatidyltransferase: MQASRLLNIPNILAFIRLLLAPLMFFFLVNQDASFFEDIHSSWLNYIAAFIFVVASATDFFDGYIARTFDQITTLGKILDPLADKMLTLAGFLGLMILGSASSWAIFLILTRELFITGLRVSAVAEGIDISASWMGKVKTVVQMIAIGFLLMGWPGGEIILWFAVLLTLYSGYEYVRDFFKATQHN; encoded by the coding sequence ATGCAGGCATCCAGACTCCTTAATATTCCAAATATTCTGGCATTTATCCGCTTACTTCTGGCACCTCTTATGTTTTTCTTTCTTGTAAATCAGGATGCCTCCTTTTTTGAAGATATACATTCCTCATGGCTCAATTATATTGCAGCATTTATCTTTGTAGTTGCTTCAGCTACTGATTTTTTTGATGGATATATTGCGCGAACATTTGATCAGATCACGACACTGGGGAAGATACTTGACCCCCTCGCAGATAAAATGCTCACTTTGGCTGGGTTCCTGGGTCTTATGATACTGGGGAGTGCTTCATCTTGGGCGATTTTCCTTATCCTGACAAGAGAACTGTTTATCACAGGATTGCGTGTCTCTGCAGTTGCAGAGGGGATTGATATCTCTGCATCTTGGATGGGAAAGGTAAAAACCGTTGTACAAATGATCGCTATCGGCTTTTTGTTAATGGGCTGGCCAGGCGGAGAAATCATCCTTTGGTTTGCTGTACTTCTTACGCTCTATTCTGGCTATGAGTATGTCAGAGATTTCTTCAAAGCTACACAACATAATTAG